The proteins below are encoded in one region of Aphelocoma coerulescens isolate FSJ_1873_10779 chromosome 4, UR_Acoe_1.0, whole genome shotgun sequence:
- the POMK gene encoding protein O-mannose kinase → MEKKPHFVRREFLPREVPSISLVLLLAAVLLLNALLYLYLNKFYNSLGRVETDPGLCPFGHFRFGAVKNCSPWLSCEAINREVRKLKCVGEGAVKKVFLSEWKEKKVVLSQLTNSELKEDFLHGLKMLKALQSKYVVRLLGYCEQQFTILTEYHPLGSLRGLNETLHIPKYKGMNTWHRRLMLAIDYVSIIRYLHSSPLGTLVMCDSNDLDKVLSQYLLTSDFHILVNDLDALPLVNRSAGRLVKCGHRELRGEFVAPEQRWPYGEDVPFEDDLMPPYDEKTDIWKIPDVSNFFLGHVEGSDIVRLHLFDIHAACKKKDPAERPSAQEVLDTYRKVLTLLIREAAMPGTREML, encoded by the exons ATGGAAAAGAAACCGCATTTCGTTAGGAGGGAGTTTCTCCCCAGAGAGGTGCCATCCATCTCGCTGGTGTTACTGCTTGCGGCCGTCCTGCTCCTTAATGCCCTTCTCTACCTGTACCTCAACAAGTTTTACAACTCTCTGGGACGTGTCGAAACGGACCCCGGCCTCTGCCCTTTTGGGCATTTCAGATTCGGAGCGGTGAAGAATTGTTCCCCGTGGCTTTCCTGCGAGGCCATAAATAGGGAAGTCAGGAAACTCAAGTGTGTTGGTGAAGGTGCTGTGAAAAAG GTCTTCCTTTCTgagtggaaggaaaagaaagtggtCCTTTCACAGCTCACCAACTCAGAGCTGAAGGAGGACTTTCTCCATGGACTGAAGATGCTGAAAGCCCTTCAGAGCAAGTATGTTGTCCGGCTGCTTGGCTACTGTGAGCAGCAGTTCACAATCCTCACCGAGTACCATCCTCTTGGCTCACTGAGAGGCCTGAATGAAACACTCCACATTCCCAAATACAAGGGCATGAACACCTGGCATCGCAGGCTGATGCTTGCTATAGACTACGTGAGCATCATTCGGTACTTGCACAGCAGCCCTCTGGGCACCTTAGTGATGTGTGACTCGAATGACCTGGACAAAGTTCTCTCCCAGTATCTCTTAACAAGTGACTTTCACATTCTGGTGAATGATTTGGATGCTTTGCCTCTTGTGAACAGGAGTGCTGGCAGGCTGGTGAAGTGCGGTCACCGGGAGCTCCGGGGTGAGTTTGTAGCTCCTGAGCAGCGTTGGCCCTATGGAGAAGATGTGCCATTCGAAGATGACCTCATGCCTCCCTATGATGAGAAAACAGACATCTGGAAAATCCCAGATGTCTCAAATTTTTTCTTGGGCCATGTTGAAGGAAGTGACATTGTACGACTGCATTTGTTTGACATCCATGCAGCGTGTAAGAAGAAGGACCCGGCAGAACGGCCCTCTGCCCAAGAGGTCTTAGACACCTACAGGAAAGTTTTAACTCTGCTTATTCGGGAGGCAGCCATGCCGGGTACTAGAGAAATGTTATAG